In one Rhodococcus sp. B50 genomic region, the following are encoded:
- a CDS encoding sensor histidine kinase produces the protein MIEPTDVAIDTLLAELRDRLDDSADAPTTLRGLLEAVLVVGSGLELDSMLQRIVAAATSLLDARYGALGVRAADGGLSEFVYVGIDPTQREVMGHLPEGRGILGLLINDPRPVRLGDLSKHPASIGFPPNHPPMKSFLGTPIMVRGKVFGSIYLTEKLGAPEFTAEDEVILKVLAMSAGVAVENARLFEGSLARERWLTAMASINSRLLMGGSVDETLSMLTGQVRELARCAGAYVVLVDGHHGSLQAAAPAIPCGKDKRFDLTGSPVLQALKSRQVMHIDSLAGLPPTELGDEGHAVVLPLSATSTVTGVLIATREAGTEPWDDEDVARFESMANLAAVALEFAEQQRKKRLLDVLADRDRIAQDLHDNVIQRLFATGMSLQSATAEGAGTERVVEVIRHAIEQLDRTVREIRTTIFDLHTTGAAASNSLRRRLLDVVGDLSIHSAVAPNVQFVGPIDTLVPMRIHPHAEAVLREGLSNALRHSQSDNISVAVSVQDDFRIEILDDGTGLPDTPRRSGLANLERRAVQCGGSCEIGPAHPRGTRVLWAVPL, from the coding sequence ATGATCGAACCCACCGACGTCGCCATCGACACGTTGCTCGCCGAGCTCCGCGACCGGCTCGACGACTCCGCCGACGCCCCGACGACCCTGCGTGGTCTGCTCGAGGCGGTGCTCGTCGTGGGATCGGGTCTCGAACTCGACTCCATGCTCCAGCGCATCGTCGCCGCGGCGACCTCGCTGCTCGACGCCCGGTACGGTGCCCTCGGTGTGCGCGCCGCCGACGGGGGGCTGTCCGAGTTCGTGTACGTCGGGATCGATCCGACGCAGCGCGAGGTGATGGGTCACCTGCCCGAGGGCCGAGGCATCCTCGGTCTGCTCATCAACGATCCTCGGCCGGTCCGCCTCGGCGACCTGTCGAAGCATCCCGCCTCGATCGGCTTCCCGCCGAATCATCCACCCATGAAGAGCTTCCTCGGAACTCCGATCATGGTGCGCGGCAAGGTCTTCGGAAGCATCTACCTCACCGAGAAGCTGGGGGCGCCCGAGTTCACCGCAGAGGACGAGGTGATCCTCAAGGTGCTCGCGATGTCCGCGGGCGTGGCCGTCGAGAACGCACGCCTGTTCGAAGGCTCACTCGCTCGCGAAAGATGGCTCACCGCAATGGCATCCATCAACTCTCGGTTGCTGATGGGCGGATCGGTGGACGAGACACTGTCGATGCTCACCGGCCAGGTCCGCGAACTCGCCCGATGCGCGGGGGCCTATGTCGTACTCGTCGACGGCCACCACGGCAGCCTGCAGGCCGCGGCACCCGCGATCCCGTGCGGGAAGGACAAGCGCTTCGACCTCACCGGATCGCCTGTGCTGCAAGCTCTCAAGAGTCGCCAGGTGATGCATATCGACAGCCTCGCCGGACTGCCACCGACGGAACTGGGCGACGAGGGACACGCGGTGGTGCTGCCCCTGTCGGCGACGTCGACCGTCACGGGCGTGCTCATCGCGACACGCGAGGCCGGCACCGAACCGTGGGACGACGAGGACGTCGCCCGTTTCGAATCCATGGCGAACCTTGCGGCCGTGGCCCTCGAATTCGCCGAACAACAGCGCAAGAAGCGTCTGCTCGATGTGCTCGCCGACCGCGACCGCATCGCCCAGGACCTGCACGACAACGTCATCCAACGTCTGTTCGCCACCGGCATGAGCCTTCAGAGCGCGACCGCGGAAGGTGCGGGCACCGAACGCGTCGTGGAAGTGATCCGTCACGCGATCGAGCAGCTCGACCGGACGGTGCGCGAGATCCGCACGACCATCTTCGATCTGCACACCACCGGCGCGGCGGCGTCGAACAGTCTGCGCCGGAGACTGCTGGACGTCGTGGGCGATCTGAGCATCCACTCCGCGGTGGCACCCAACGTCCAATTCGTCGGCCCCATCGACACCCTGGTCCCGATGCGTATCCATCCGCACGCCGAAGCCGTCCTCCGTGAGGGGCTGAGCAACGCGCTGCGCCACTCGCAGTCCGACAACATCTCCGTGGCGGTCTCGGTCCAGGACGACTTCCGGATCGAGATCCTCGACGACGGCACGGGCCTTCCCGACACGCCTCGACGCAGCGGCCTGGCGAACCTCGAGCGACGCGCCGTGCAGTGCGGCGGGTCGTGCGAGATCGGTCCGGCCCACCCGCGCGGCACCCGGGTGCTGTGGGCGGTCCCGCTCTGA
- a CDS encoding response regulator transcription factor, with protein sequence MTRVFLVDDHEIVRRGLVDLLSSVPDFTVVGEAASVGEALARVPDSGADVAVLDVRLPDGNGVELCRELRTRMPDLRALMLTSYADDEALFDAIMAGASGFVLKQILGTDLVSAIRTVGEGGSLLDSRATAALMDRIRASRTADPLAELSEQERAVFELIGEGLTNREIAERLFLAEKTVKNYVSRLLAKLGMQRRTQAAVLATELRNERGKPTS encoded by the coding sequence ATGACCCGCGTGTTCCTCGTCGACGATCACGAAATCGTGCGGCGCGGCCTGGTGGATCTGCTGAGCAGCGTGCCGGACTTCACCGTCGTCGGTGAGGCCGCCTCGGTGGGTGAGGCTTTGGCCCGCGTGCCCGACAGCGGCGCCGACGTCGCGGTGCTCGACGTGCGGCTTCCCGACGGCAACGGTGTCGAACTGTGCCGCGAGCTGCGTACCCGCATGCCGGACCTGCGCGCTCTGATGCTCACCTCGTACGCCGACGACGAGGCGCTCTTCGACGCGATCATGGCGGGCGCTTCCGGGTTCGTACTCAAGCAGATTCTCGGGACCGACCTCGTCTCGGCCATCCGCACCGTCGGAGAGGGCGGCTCCCTGCTGGACAGCCGCGCCACCGCCGCTCTCATGGACCGGATCCGGGCGTCGCGGACGGCCGATCCGCTCGCCGAACTGTCGGAGCAGGAACGCGCCGTCTTCGAGCTCATCGGTGAGGGCCTGACCAACCGGGAGATCGCCGAGCGGTTGTTCCTCGCGGAGAAGACCGTGAAGAACTACGTCTCGCGGCTCCTGGCGAAGCTCGGCATGCAGCGACGCACCCAGGCGGCCGTGCTTGCCACGGAACTGCGCAACGAGCGCGGCAAGCCGACGTCCTGA